In Plantibacter sp. PA-3-X8, one DNA window encodes the following:
- a CDS encoding ABC transporter substrate-binding protein yields the protein MNRSARFATVAIGLGVVAALTGCTAQGGTTTTTALVIGTTDQIVSLDPAGAWDRGSFTPQNQIYQHLLSYDEGDVVPAPDAAESCDFTDESTYVCTVKEGLTFSNGHALTAEDVVYSFTRVREIAADNGPSPLLANLDSVEEGDDNQVVFHLTVPNDQTWPYVLTSMAGPIVDEEVFPADKLLSDDDVIGSGPYAVDSYQAGGLLSLEANSRYSGTRAKTQHVVLKPYTTASNLRLDLEKGDVDIAYRSLTATDVADLRSDSDLQVVDGPGGSVRFLTFNLNTQPGANDAQKLAIRQAVASLVDREEIADQVYKGTYAPAYSVVLDGQTGATPAFQTAYGDAPDPAKAAAILAAAGVSTPVALPIQYTSDHYGPDSDQEYALIKSQLETSGLFTVDLQSTEWTSYVKELNPESGYPAYQLGFFPDYPDPDNFLRSAYSTTGASVANGYSDPAVDALIDTEATATDPAARIAAIEQIQALTATAAPIIPLLQGTETVLAQKNVTGLEDTLDATYTFRFAVLDRTK from the coding sequence ATGAACCGATCCGCCAGATTCGCCACGGTCGCCATCGGCCTCGGTGTCGTCGCCGCCCTCACCGGTTGCACGGCCCAGGGCGGGACCACCACGACCACCGCGCTCGTCATCGGCACGACCGATCAGATCGTCTCGCTCGACCCGGCCGGTGCCTGGGATCGCGGCTCGTTCACGCCGCAGAACCAGATCTACCAGCACCTCCTCAGCTACGACGAGGGCGACGTCGTCCCTGCCCCCGACGCGGCGGAATCGTGCGACTTCACCGACGAGTCCACCTACGTCTGCACGGTCAAGGAGGGGCTGACCTTCTCCAACGGCCACGCGCTCACGGCCGAGGACGTCGTCTACTCCTTCACCCGCGTCCGTGAGATCGCCGCCGACAACGGTCCGTCGCCGCTGCTCGCGAACCTCGACAGCGTCGAGGAGGGCGACGACAACCAGGTCGTCTTCCACCTCACGGTGCCGAACGACCAGACCTGGCCCTACGTGCTCACGAGCATGGCCGGGCCGATCGTCGACGAAGAGGTCTTCCCGGCGGACAAGCTGCTGAGCGACGACGACGTGATCGGCTCCGGCCCCTACGCCGTCGACAGCTACCAGGCGGGCGGACTGCTCTCCCTCGAGGCGAACTCGCGCTACTCCGGGACCCGCGCGAAGACGCAGCACGTCGTGCTCAAGCCGTACACGACGGCGTCGAACCTGCGGCTCGACCTGGAGAAGGGCGACGTCGACATCGCCTACCGCTCGCTGACCGCGACGGACGTCGCCGACCTCCGAAGCGACTCCGACCTGCAGGTCGTCGACGGGCCGGGCGGTTCGGTGCGGTTCCTCACGTTCAACCTGAACACCCAGCCGGGTGCGAACGACGCGCAGAAGCTCGCCATCCGGCAGGCGGTCGCGTCGCTCGTCGATCGTGAGGAGATCGCCGACCAGGTCTACAAGGGCACCTACGCGCCGGCCTACTCGGTCGTGCTCGACGGTCAGACGGGTGCGACGCCCGCGTTCCAGACCGCGTACGGTGACGCGCCGGACCCGGCGAAAGCCGCGGCGATCCTCGCGGCCGCGGGCGTCAGCACCCCGGTCGCTCTGCCGATCCAGTACACGAGCGACCACTACGGCCCCGACTCCGACCAGGAGTACGCGCTCATCAAGTCGCAGCTGGAGACGTCCGGCCTGTTCACCGTCGACCTGCAGTCGACGGAGTGGACGAGCTACGTGAAGGAGCTGAACCCGGAGTCGGGCTATCCGGCGTACCAGCTCGGGTTCTTCCCGGACTACCCGGACCCGGACAACTTCCTGCGTTCGGCGTACTCGACGACCGGGGCGTCCGTCGCCAACGGGTACTCGGACCCGGCCGTCGACGCGCTCATCGACACCGAGGCGACGGCGACCGACCCGGCGGCGCGCATCGCGGCGATCGAGCAGATCCAGGCGCTGACCGCGACCGCTGCTCCGATCATCCCGCTGCTCCAGGGCACCGAGACGGTCCTCGCCCAGAAGAACGTGACGGGCCTCGAGGACACGCTCGACGCCACCTACACCTTCCGCTTCGCGGTCCTCGACCGCACGAAGTAG
- a CDS encoding FAD-dependent oxidoreductase translates to MTAPGPAADATPTALPARAEVVVIGAGIVGAAAARSLAEQGRDVLLLERYPRGHEHGSSHGATRIFRQGYDADDYVALTSEALAAWRQLESASGRTLLDLTGALDHGRPEMLSAIEAAMTRGGIASERLTPEQASDRWPGLRFDREVLHHATGGRLYSAEAIEALLDLAEVAGATLRFGVRVTGVEPAESNDPTAGAAGAVVRTELGDVAADHVVVAAGSWTPDLVGDLARSVGRPLPEIVVTQVQPAHFPSELGADAWPSFVHYPAEGSSVYGLLTPGEGVKVGLHGGAVHVHPDERDGLAEPVELARLTAYVAEWVPGVDASAPHTISCLYDLSPSEDFVIDRIDSIIVTTGFSGHGFKFGPVLGRLLAELVDGAEPHPRFALASHAVPVAPSASAPPQSPEGTAP, encoded by the coding sequence ATGACCGCGCCGGGTCCGGCAGCGGACGCGACGCCGACCGCGCTGCCGGCGCGCGCCGAGGTCGTGGTCATCGGTGCCGGGATCGTCGGTGCGGCGGCTGCGCGCTCACTGGCCGAGCAGGGCCGGGACGTGCTGCTCCTCGAGCGGTACCCGCGCGGTCACGAGCACGGCTCCTCACATGGCGCGACCCGCATCTTCCGTCAGGGCTACGACGCCGACGACTACGTCGCCCTGACGTCGGAGGCGCTCGCGGCCTGGCGGCAGCTCGAGTCGGCGAGCGGACGGACGCTGCTCGACCTCACCGGCGCGCTCGACCACGGCCGACCCGAGATGCTCTCGGCGATCGAGGCGGCGATGACCCGAGGCGGGATCGCGTCGGAGCGCCTCACCCCGGAGCAGGCGAGCGACCGCTGGCCCGGACTGCGGTTCGACCGCGAGGTCCTCCACCACGCGACCGGCGGGCGACTGTACTCCGCCGAGGCGATCGAGGCCCTGCTCGACCTCGCCGAGGTGGCCGGAGCGACCCTGCGCTTCGGCGTGCGGGTGACGGGCGTCGAACCGGCCGAGTCGAACGACCCGACCGCGGGTGCCGCCGGCGCCGTCGTCCGCACCGAGCTGGGCGACGTCGCCGCGGACCACGTGGTCGTCGCGGCCGGCTCCTGGACACCCGACCTCGTCGGCGACCTCGCTCGCAGCGTCGGTCGTCCGCTGCCCGAGATCGTCGTGACGCAGGTCCAGCCCGCGCATTTCCCGAGCGAACTGGGCGCGGACGCCTGGCCGAGTTTCGTCCACTATCCCGCCGAGGGGTCGAGCGTGTACGGCCTGCTGACGCCGGGCGAGGGGGTCAAGGTCGGGCTGCACGGCGGTGCCGTCCACGTCCACCCCGACGAACGCGACGGCCTCGCCGAACCCGTGGAACTCGCGCGGCTCACCGCCTACGTCGCCGAATGGGTGCCCGGCGTCGACGCGTCCGCACCCCATACCATCAGCTGCCTCTACGATCTGAGCCCCAGCGAGGATTTCGTGATCGACCGGATCGACAGCATCATCGTCACGACGGGATTCTCCGGTCACGGGTTCAAGTTCGGCCCGGTGCTGGGACGCCTCCTCGCCGAGCTCGTCGACGGAGCCGAACCGCACCCGAGGTTCGCGCTCGCCTCCCACGCGGTCCCCGTCGCGCCATCAGCATCAGCACCCCCGCAGTCACCCGAAGGAACCGCTCCATGA